The DNA sequence AATTGCTTCTTTAATTCTACCTATATCCACAGTTTTAGTTACTGCTATTAAATGAACTCTATCACCTTCTCTTCCTGACCTTTTAAGAGCTTTTTCTATGTTCTCTTTTATATATAGTAAATTATCTCTAATATTAATTTTTATTCCCTCCTTAATATTAATCTATAATCATTCCTTCTTTTATGTTGTCAATATTTAAAAGGATTTCATCAAATTGTCTCACAGTTCTTACGGCTTTATCTTTTCCTTTAATGTTAATATTGTTATTTTTATCTCCTTGACTGATGTAGACATATTCTTCATCCTCTTTAATTATTTCTACTGGAACTAATTTAACTATTCCACTAATATCCTTAACATATACCCATTTAATTCCATCCTTTTCCACTATCGTTTTACTTGGTATTCTATAGACATCCTGCTTATTTTTAATTATATCCACATGTAAATGCCTTTTCTCAACATAATATTCAAAATCTCTATTGAACCTAACTAAAATTAGGCCTTTAGTACCATTTTTAGTTATCTTTTCTATTACTCCCTTTAATTCGTCTTTAATCTCCTCTCCAGCTAGTAAAATTATATTTCCCTCTTTGTATTCAAAAATATCTTTAATGTTGTCAACCTTAATTATCATATACCACTCAAAATTATCAATTATTTTAAATATAGGCTCATTTGCCTTAACTATATCGTTATTTGATACCATCCTTCCCTTATCTAATATATTACCAAAATCTGAATACCCATAATCGTATTTTTGGTCAATAGGATAGATTTCTTCGTAACCATCTAACTTAAAGGATACAATTCCTGCCTCCTTTGAAAAGTAATCTATGCTGTTATTTGAAATCTGCAACTGAATTTCTTCCCTTTTCTTCTTAAGGTTTTCCAAGCTCTGGTTTATCAAAGTATTATCCCTTACTACATGCTTCTTTTTGTCGTAATACATAAATAGCTTGTCCTTCAAATTTCCAGCTACCTCATAGTCTTCTGCTGCAATGGCTTCCTGCATTCCATCTACAATGTTATCAATATCCTCATTTAATTGACTCTCATCCTCTTTTATTCGTTCAATGTCTAACTCCGTTTGGGTTAATGCTTGAATTTTATTTTCTACCTCCTCTAATTGTTGTTTTAAGGTTGAGGTATCATCAATAAATGTTATTTTGCCTATTTTTGTTCCTGCTGCAATCCTTTCACCATGTTTCACATAAATTTCTACTTTACCCTCTCCTTCTGATTTATATAGTGTTTCCCTTCTCAATATTATAGCTTCTGTACTTATCTTTTCCTCTATCTCATATTGTTCTGGTAATGTAGTTTTAAATGTTGAAGCAAATAAAGAAAGAACACTTCTAAATAAAATCAATATGGTTATTAAAATAATGAAAAACCATTTTTTACGTTTT is a window from the Tepidimicrobium xylanilyticum genome containing:
- a CDS encoding HlyD family efflux transporter periplasmic adaptor subunit; translated protein: MTQEERKLKRMRKKRKKWFFIILITILILFRSVLSLFASTFKTTLPEQYEIEEKISTEAIILRRETLYKSEGEGKVEIYVKHGERIAAGTKIGKITFIDDTSTLKQQLEEVENKIQALTQTELDIERIKEDESQLNEDIDNIVDGMQEAIAAEDYEVAGNLKDKLFMYYDKKKHVVRDNTLINQSLENLKKKREEIQLQISNNSIDYFSKEAGIVSFKLDGYEEIYPIDQKYDYGYSDFGNILDKGRMVSNNDIVKANEPIFKIIDNFEWYMIIKVDNIKDIFEYKEGNIILLAGEEIKDELKGVIEKITKNGTKGLILVRFNRDFEYYVEKRHLHVDIIKNKQDVYRIPSKTIVEKDGIKWVYVKDISGIVKLVPVEIIKEDEEYVYISQGDKNNNINIKGKDKAVRTVRQFDEILLNIDNIKEGMIID